Proteins found in one Anopheles aquasalis chromosome 3, idAnoAquaMG_Q_19, whole genome shotgun sequence genomic segment:
- the LOC126578605 gene encoding patronin isoform X19, with product MDAQQQQQPASRSAYDMETQESRFAKQKASVKWLLSKAYNNRVPEILKDPFYRDHDGQDHLKPQIVVGLGNASIYCQVLSNIYSDPNYQSLNHWSILQTLSRKGVPVNESPDQPLTETVLIQTNPLRINAHMAVIESLMVLYAKEVASSGRICSALERISGRSSVSAPGVQHHEPALLSWISHVIGALKKRIDYEVAANGGSGAVDEYGQRHQSPDVPPVRDFRELCDGVCLAYLISYYCPKLVPWHSVKFNHVPTIEDSIHNILIVSNFSERSLPYSVFHMSPEDITYMRGSMKPNLVVLLADLFNLFEIHPAKCVCYPGMEQQPTDTAGAGATNEHGIAHRRGFANQPTIAAIPDLRPGLDSPPGSSGGSGTSSGGGGGNGSANGNRAPFQVNRSPSASTLRKHISSRETPEQHQPHQLYQQQQPQLQQHHHQYQQQQQSSSPYQADPDEGFVVHRSKGVPTLSSMHEPLVPARIRQAKEKTNNDSKAEERGDSIPAGRPSNWEESRKPSFSGRRSRRNSFSDDSQLTIENFGGSQDQLNTVGRFERERKISNTSLTSIEQVVPTRSSLADARGSIQFGYDTDSGNEKQDRDTEKLPGGSSGSGTLRRHNSTTLHSTSGPSDSFARASSSSVERDAVDGDGGSSSMASVSGMAAAAAAVQADVELTPRRKTSFAALPNNTTTWQQQAISVQKMDDVDDNQPMEDASKISTIKLKLEEKRRLIEQEKRRIESAWSKQLQTVGKQAFLQAINKSKSGSNVPGEAESTSKESNDGATVVEDDDVVVEKAERPCSLKDLDDHSSSKYEQKWSAQIIEPKKTPDLENMDLEQYQQSISKMNNNLHDIQADIQRLTHQQNQIQAQTLQAQQLLHAQQIANLLNQQYGSQQSIPASTYRPMNTQLFGSSPHLPQQQSSPINYGMRPPSRDPYHSPHTMQYVNDQGQYIQQNQQMQQQQNYGPSHHQLPHHPSNGSHLVYSREQSQTQLITGDQNGHYRTLNKESHQYSSNPYLNMEHHHAQQQQQFYHQDTNHYRDPYHQQQQPQQQQQQQQPEVQSTHGGQFFLHDNSSTPPQPTQRRTWAQSAVAAGVGAGGSPIIAGLASNSMVDVNAWNHGPKAGGGMGGYNKSPAPSGGFSLHHNGDGDSGYGGGRVGSGGSGGSQQSFQNLFEVHHPHHMGQSAASPQHSKVRNQISQMMISNGNSPSSGGPMHGGNGSGGGVAHDYRDNRSMPLSPPIDDMAPQSISFIGDEDTGDVEINTSKSGGAVNDSFGLRQQQQQLDALYGGMKGTAGHRNSVGGATAQDLDKHLSKLNITSGNRTYRIPSPTRPSLNSNSFHDPQEDVNEKGFYISFDNEQPKRPKPPLRTKRSPKKDKPLAGGEPTESEKRRDSLINDKPSTRVETNATNFGTFSVKTANSFSSNFNEEHNAAHVRKSIIADSSGASPFEPVVHKMNVVGSSSAGPPQQTTMMMHQMMDGGGDRRHMLEDSIIMNNNNNNGHYSSHNNSSDGYSSESDRKAKIVIDVATDQTSVDEMERKKEKIMLLSLQRRQQAEEAKARKEIEAMQRREKEREKEEERARKKEEQFARRQAILEAHKIKKAIEEAEREGKTIDRELQIKHQQYQQQLHQTAHSSTPTPAAKMRTQKLSRPRPKTIHVESGSVDLSEASSLSSRGKKGSNSNLTGLGMHSASNTIRRDYYRGSQDSLAIRESPDEYPSSSSTPIGRRGSYKTGRGPRLYKQPATKSNRGIILNAVEYCVFPGAVNRDAKQKVLEKIARSEAKHFLVLFRDAGCQFRALYGYWPENEQIIKLYGTGPSQVDDVMFDKFFKYNSGAKCFTQVHTKHLTVTIDAFTIHNSLWQGKKANLPSKKDMALVI from the exons GCCAAACAGAAAGCGTCCGTCAAGTGGCTGCTATCGAAAGCGTATAACAATCGTGTGCCAGAGATACTGAAGGATCCGTTCTACCGGGATCACGATGGGCAGGATCACCTGAAGCCGCAGATCGTGGTCGGGCTCGGTAACGCATCGATCTACTGTCAGGTGCTGAGTAACATCTACTCGGACCCGAACTATCAGAGCCTGAACCACTGGTCGATCCTGCAGACACTCTCCCGGAAGGGGGTCCCGGTGAACGAGTCACCGGATCAGCCACTCACCGAGACGGTGCTGATACAGACGAATCCTCTTAGAATT AATGCACATATGGCTGTGATAGAGTCGCTGATGGTGTTGTACGCTAAGGAGGTGGCTTCCAGTGGAAGAATTTGCAGTGCTTTAGAAAG AATATCGGGCCGAAGCAGTGTCTCGGCGCCGGGCGTTCAGCATCATGAACCGGCCTTACTGAGTTGGATTTCGCATGTGATCGGTGCGCTGAAGAAGCGCATCGACTACGAGGTggcggccaacggtggcagtggagcTGTAGATGAATAC GGTCAACGGCATCAAAGTCCGGACGTTCCACCTGTACGGGATTTTCGTGAACTGTGCGACGGTGTTTGTTTGGCTTATCTAATCTCATACTACTGTCCCAAACTAGTTCCTTGGCATAGCGTTAAATTCAACCACGTACCAACCATTGAG GATTCTATTCACAATATCTTGATAGTTAGTAACTTTTCCGAGCGAAGTTTGCCATACAGTGTGTTTCACATGTCACCCGAGGACATCACCTACATGCGAGG TTCAATGAAACCGAATCTGgtcgtgctgctggctgatTTGTTCAATCTTTTCGAAATCCATCCGGCCAAATGTGTCTGCTATCCGGGCatggagcagcagcccacAG ACACAGCCGGAGCGGGCGCTACTAACGAACACGGCATTGCCCATCGCAGGGGTTTCGCGAATCAACCGACTATCGCGGCCATTCCCGATTTGCGTCCCGGGCTCGATTCGCCGCCGGGCAgcagtggcggcagcggcaccagcagtggtggtggtggcggcaatggTAGTGCCAATGGCAATCGAGCGCCATTTCAAG TCAATCGGTCACCATCGGCCAGCACACTCAGGAAGCATATTTCGAGTCGGGAAACGCCGGAGCAACATCAGCCGCATCAgctgtaccagcagcagcagccacagctgcagcaacaccaccaccagtatcaacagcaacaacaatcatcatcaccctaTCAAGCGGATCCTGATGAAG GATTCGTGGTGCACAGAAGTAAAGGAGTGCCAACGTTATCATCGATGCATGAGCCACTGGTACCGGCCAGGATAAGGCAAGCGAAGGAGAAAACCAACAACGATTCCAAAGCGGAAGAACGAG GTGATAGCATCCCCGCTGGTCGGCCGAGCAACTGGGAAGAATCGCGCAAACCCAGCTTCTCAG GGCGACGGTCTCGCAGGAATTCCTTCAGCGATGATTCTCAGCTAACGATCGAGAACTTTGGTGGATCACAAGATCAACTCAATACGGTTGGACGGTTTGAACGAGAGCGCAAGATCTCCAATACGAGCCTGACGTCGATCGAACAGGTCGTTCCGACGCGATCCTCCCTTGCCGATGCCCGCGGATCGATTCAGTTCGGGTACGATACGGATTCGGGCAATGAGAAGCAGGATCGTGATACGGAGAAGCTTCCGGGAGGAAGCAGTGGTAGCGGCACGTTGCGTCGTCACAACAGTACCACCCTACATTCCACCAGTGGGCCAAGCGACAGTTTTGCTCGAGCCAGTAGCAGCTCCGTCGAACgggatgctgttgatggtgatggcggtagCTCTTCGATGGCCAGCGTAAGCGGGATGGCcgcggcagctgctgcggtTCAGGCGGATGTGGAACTAACGCCCCGTCGCAAAACCTCTTTCGCTGCCCTaccaaacaacaccaccacctggcaGCAACAAGCCATCAGCGTCCAGAAAATGGATGATGTTG ATGACAATCAGCCAATGGAAGATGCGTCCAAAATATCCACCATCAAGTTAAAGCTGGAGGAAAAGCGGCGTCTTATAGAGCAGGAAAAGCGTCGCATTGAATCGGCTTGGTCGAAGCAGTTGCAAACGGTTGGCAAACAGGCTTTCTTACAGGCTATTAACAAG AGCAAAAGCGGCAGCAATGTGCCGGGTGAGGCGGAATCCACCTCGAAAGAATCGAATGACGGGGCTACGGTAgtagaggatgatgatgttgtagTAGAAAAGGCGGAACGGCCCTGCTCGCTCAAG GATTTGGATGatcatagcagcagcaagtatgAGCAGAAGTGGAGTGCACAAATAATCGAACCGAAGAAGACTCCCGATTTGGAGAACATGGACCTGGAGCAGTATCAA CAAAGCATTTCGAAAATGAACAACAATTTGCACGATATTCAGGCGGACATACAGCGTCTTACCCATCAGCAGAATCAAATTCAAGCTCAAACGCTGCAGGCCCAGCAGTTACTGCATGCGCAGCAGATAGCCAATCTGCTCAATCAG CAATATGGTTCCCAGCAGAGCATCCCGGCATCGACGTATCGTCCGATGAACACCCAGCTGTTCGGCTCTAGTCCTCATCTACCGCAACAGCAATCGTCGCCGATCAACTACGGTATGCGGCCACCTAGTCGTGATCCCTACCATTCACCGCACACGATGCAATATGTGAACGATCAGGGACAGTACATtcagcagaaccagcagatgcagcaacagcaaaactaCGGTCCGAGCCATCATCAACTACCGCATCATCCCAGTAACGGTAGCCATCTGGTCTATAGCCGTGAACAGAGCCAAACCCAGCTGATTACGGGCGATCAAAATGGACATTATCGTACGCTGAACAAGGAAAGCCACCAATACTCATCGAATCCCTACCTGAATATGGAACACCAccacgcacagcagcagcagcagttctaTCACCAGGACACGAATCACTACCGGGATCcgtatcaccagcagcaacaaccgcaacaacaacaacaacaacaacaaccggaagTACAGTCAACTCACGGTGGACAGTTCTTTCTGCACGACAACAGTTCTACACCGCCGCAGCCGACGCAACGTCGTACCTGGGCACAGTCGGCAGTGGCggccggtgttggtgctggtggatcaCCGATAATAGCTGGCCTGGCGTCCAACAGTATGGTGGATGTAAATGCCTGGAATCATGGTCCAaaagctggtggtggaatgggagGATATAACAAGTCACCCGCTCCAAGTGGTGGGTTCTCGCTGCATCACAACGGCGATGGTGATAGTGGGTACGGTGGCGGTCGTGTAGgaagtggtggcagtggtggtagtCAGCAGTCATTCCAAAACCTGTTCGAGGtacatcatccgcatcatatGGGTCAGTCGGCGGCTAGTCCGCAGCACAGCAAGGTGCGCAATCAAATCTCCCAAATGATgatcagcaacggcaacagtcCGTCCAGTGGGGGACCGATGCACGGTGGtaatggtagtggtggaggtGTAGCACACGACTACCGTGACAACCGCAGTATGCCGCTGTCGCCACCCATCGATGATATGGCACCGCAGAGCATTTCCTTCATCGGTGACGAGGATACGGGTGACGTCGAGATCAACACTTCGAAGAGCGGCGGAGCGGTGAACGATAGTTTCGGcttacggcagcagcaacaacagctcgaTGCACTGTACGGTGGCATGAAGGGAACGGCTGGCCATCGCAACAGTGTCGGTGGTGCAACGGCACAGGATCTTGACAAGCATCTCAGCAAACTGAACATAACTAGTGGCAACCGTACTTATAGAATACCGTCGCCTACGCGACCGAGTCTCAATTCGAACAGTTTCCAT GACCCACAGGAGGATGTTAATGAGAAAGGGTTCTATATCTCTTTCGACAATGAGCAACCGAAAAGACCGAAGCCACCGTTGCGGACGAAACGGTCGCCAAAGAAGGATAAACCGCTGGCCGGCGGTGAGCCAACGGAAAGTGAGAAGCGCCGGGACAGCCTGATAAATGATAAGCCATCGACGAGAG TAGAAACCAATGCCACCAATTTCGGAACGTTCAGTGTCAAGACGGCGAACAGTTTTTCGAGCAACTTTAACGAGGAGCACAACGCGGCGCACGTGCGGAAGAGCATCATCGCGGACAGCAGTGGCGCTTCACCCTTCGAACCGGTCGTGCACAAGATGAATGTCGTTGGTAGCTCATCGGCAGGGCCGCCTCAGcagaccacgatgatgatgcatcagatgatggatggtggcggtgatcgGCGTCATATGCTGGAGGATAGTATCAtaatgaacaacaacaacaacaatggccactACAGCagtcacaacaacagcagtgaTGGGTACAGCAGTGAATCGGATCGAAAGGCAAAGATTGTGATCGACGTTGCGACCGATCAG ACTTCCGTCGATGAAATGGAGCGCAAGAAGGAGAAAATTATGCTCCTTTCGCTACAGCGACGACAGCAGGCCGAGGAAGCGAAGGCACGGAAAGAGATCGAAGCAATGCAGCGGCGGGAAAAGGAgcgcgagaaggaggaagaaagggCGCGCAAGAAGGAAGAACAGTTTGCCCGCCGGCAAGCCATCCTGGAAGCGCATAAAATTAAGAAAGCTATCGAGGAAGCGGAGAGAGAA GGAAAGACAATCGATCGTGAGCTACAGAtcaagcaccagcagtatcagcagcagctgcatcaaACGGCACACTCATCGACGCCCACACCGGCGGCCAAAATGCGAACGCAGAAGCTGAGCCGACCGCGACCGAAAACGATTCACGTCGAGTCCGGTTCGGTCGATCTTAGCGAAGCGTCGAGTCTGAGTAGCCGAGGAAAGAAGGGATCTAACTCGAATCTAACCG GTCTCGGAATGCACAGTGCCTCGAACACGATCCGCCGAGACTACTATAGAGGATCACAGGATTCGCTGGCAATCAGAG AATCACCGGACGAGTATCCTAGCAGTAGCTCAACGCCCATCGGTCGCCGTGGATCCTACAAAACCGGAAGAG GACCGAGACTGTACAAACAGCCAGCAACGAAGTCGAACCGGGGCATCATACTGAATGCCGTCGAATACTGTGTCTTCCCGGGTGCGGTGAACCGCGATGCCAAGCAGAAGGTACTGGAAAAGATTGCCCGCTCGGAAGCGAAGCACTTCCTGGTGTTGTTCCGCGATGCGGGATGCCAGTTTCGGGCCCTGTACGGCTACTGGCCGGAAAACGAGCAGATCATCAAGCTGTACGGTACCGGACCGAGCCAGGTCGATGATGTGATGTTCGACAAGTTCTTCAA ATACAACTCGGGTGCGAAATGTTTCACCCAAGTGCACACCAAACACCTCACCGTCACGATCGATGCGTTCACGATACACAACTCGCTGTGGCAGGGCAAGAAGGCCAATCTGCCGAGCAAAAAGGATATGGCGCTGGTGATTTGA
- the LOC126578605 gene encoding patronin isoform X18, giving the protein MDAQQQQQPASRSAYDMETQESRFAKQKASVKWLLSKAYNNRVPEILKDPFYRDHDGQDHLKPQIVVGLGNASIYCQVLSNIYSDPNYQSLNHWSILQTLSRKGVPVNESPDQPLTETVLIQTNPLRINAHMAVIESLMVLYAKEVASSGRICSALERISGRSSVSAPGVQHHEPALLSWISHVIGALKKRIDYEVAANGGSGAVDEYGQRHQSPDVPPVRDFRELCDGVCLAYLISYYCPKLVPWHSVKFNHVPTIEDSIHNILIVSNFSERSLPYSVFHMSPEDITYMRGSMKPNLVVLLADLFNLFEIHPAKCVCYPGMEQQPTDTAGAGATNEHGIAHRRGFANQPTIAAIPDLRPGLDSPPGSSGGSGTSSGGGGGNGSANGNRAPFQVNRSPSASTLRKHISSRETPEQHQPHQLYQQQQPQLQQHHHQYQQQQQSSSPYQADPDEGFVVHRSKGVPTLSSMHEPLVPARIRQAKEKTNNDSKAEERGDSIPAGRPSNWEESRKPSFSGRRSRRNSFSDDSQLTIENFGGSQDQLNTVGRFERERKISNTSLTSIEQVVPTRSSLADARGSIQFGYDTDSGNEKQDRDTEKLPGGSSGSGTLRRHNSTTLHSTSGPSDSFARASSSSVERDAVDGDGGSSSMASVSGMAAAAAAVQADVELTPRRKTSFAALPNNTTTWQQQAISVQKMDDVDDNQPMEDASKISTIKLKLEEKRRLIEQEKRRIESAWSKQLQTVGKQAFLQAINKSKSGSNVPGEAESTSKESNDGATVVEDDDVVVEKAERPCSLKDLDDHSSSKYEQKWSAQIIEPKKTPDLENMDLEQYQQSISKMNNNLHDIQADIQRLTHQQNQIQAQTLQAQQLLHAQQIANLLNQQYGSQQSIPASTYRPMNTQLFGSSPHLPQQQSSPINYGMRPPSRDPYHSPHTMQYVNDQGQYIQQNQQMQQQQNYGPSHHQLPHHPSNGSHLVYSREQSQTQLITGDQNGHYRTLNKESHQYSSNPYLNMEHHHAQQQQQFYHQDTNHYRDPYHQQQQPQQQQQQQQPEVQSTHGGQFFLHDNSSTPPQPTQRRTWAQSAVAAGVGAGGSPIIAGLASNSMVDVNAWNHGPKAGGGMGGYNKSPAPSGGFSLHHNGDGDSGYGGGRVGSGGSGGSQQSFQNLFEVHHPHHMGQSAASPQHSKVRNQISQMMISNGNSPSSGGPMHGGNGSGGGVAHDYRDNRSMPLSPPIDDMAPQSISFIGDEDTGDVEINTSKSGGAVNDSFGLRQQQQQLDALYGGMKGTAGHRNSVGGATAQDLDKHLSKLNITSGNRTYRIPSPTRPSLNSNSFHDPQEDVNEKGFYISFDNEQPKRPKPPLRTKRSPKKDKPLAGGEPTESEKRRDSLINDKPSTRVETNATNFGTFSVKTANSFSSNFNEEHNAAHVRKSIIADSSGASPFEPVVHKMNVVGSSSAGPPQQTTMMMHQMMDGGGDRRHMLEDSIIMNNNNNNGHYSSHNNSSDGYSSESDRKAKIVIDVATDQTSVDEMERKKEKIMLLSLQRRQQAEEAKARKEIEAMQRREKEREKEEERARKKEEQFARRQAILEAHKIKKAIEEAEREGKTIDRELQIKHQQYQQQLHQTAHSSTPTPAAKMRTQKLSRPRPKTIHVESGSVDLSEASSLSSRGKKGSNSNLTGLGMHSASNTIRRDYYRGSQDSLAIRESPDEYPSSSSTPIGRRGSYKTGRAGPRLYKQPATKSNRGIILNAVEYCVFPGAVNRDAKQKVLEKIARSEAKHFLVLFRDAGCQFRALYGYWPENEQIIKLYGTGPSQVDDVMFDKFFKYNSGAKCFTQVHTKHLTVTIDAFTIHNSLWQGKKANLPSKKDMALVI; this is encoded by the exons GCCAAACAGAAAGCGTCCGTCAAGTGGCTGCTATCGAAAGCGTATAACAATCGTGTGCCAGAGATACTGAAGGATCCGTTCTACCGGGATCACGATGGGCAGGATCACCTGAAGCCGCAGATCGTGGTCGGGCTCGGTAACGCATCGATCTACTGTCAGGTGCTGAGTAACATCTACTCGGACCCGAACTATCAGAGCCTGAACCACTGGTCGATCCTGCAGACACTCTCCCGGAAGGGGGTCCCGGTGAACGAGTCACCGGATCAGCCACTCACCGAGACGGTGCTGATACAGACGAATCCTCTTAGAATT AATGCACATATGGCTGTGATAGAGTCGCTGATGGTGTTGTACGCTAAGGAGGTGGCTTCCAGTGGAAGAATTTGCAGTGCTTTAGAAAG AATATCGGGCCGAAGCAGTGTCTCGGCGCCGGGCGTTCAGCATCATGAACCGGCCTTACTGAGTTGGATTTCGCATGTGATCGGTGCGCTGAAGAAGCGCATCGACTACGAGGTggcggccaacggtggcagtggagcTGTAGATGAATAC GGTCAACGGCATCAAAGTCCGGACGTTCCACCTGTACGGGATTTTCGTGAACTGTGCGACGGTGTTTGTTTGGCTTATCTAATCTCATACTACTGTCCCAAACTAGTTCCTTGGCATAGCGTTAAATTCAACCACGTACCAACCATTGAG GATTCTATTCACAATATCTTGATAGTTAGTAACTTTTCCGAGCGAAGTTTGCCATACAGTGTGTTTCACATGTCACCCGAGGACATCACCTACATGCGAGG TTCAATGAAACCGAATCTGgtcgtgctgctggctgatTTGTTCAATCTTTTCGAAATCCATCCGGCCAAATGTGTCTGCTATCCGGGCatggagcagcagcccacAG ACACAGCCGGAGCGGGCGCTACTAACGAACACGGCATTGCCCATCGCAGGGGTTTCGCGAATCAACCGACTATCGCGGCCATTCCCGATTTGCGTCCCGGGCTCGATTCGCCGCCGGGCAgcagtggcggcagcggcaccagcagtggtggtggtggcggcaatggTAGTGCCAATGGCAATCGAGCGCCATTTCAAG TCAATCGGTCACCATCGGCCAGCACACTCAGGAAGCATATTTCGAGTCGGGAAACGCCGGAGCAACATCAGCCGCATCAgctgtaccagcagcagcagccacagctgcagcaacaccaccaccagtatcaacagcaacaacaatcatcatcaccctaTCAAGCGGATCCTGATGAAG GATTCGTGGTGCACAGAAGTAAAGGAGTGCCAACGTTATCATCGATGCATGAGCCACTGGTACCGGCCAGGATAAGGCAAGCGAAGGAGAAAACCAACAACGATTCCAAAGCGGAAGAACGAG GTGATAGCATCCCCGCTGGTCGGCCGAGCAACTGGGAAGAATCGCGCAAACCCAGCTTCTCAG GGCGACGGTCTCGCAGGAATTCCTTCAGCGATGATTCTCAGCTAACGATCGAGAACTTTGGTGGATCACAAGATCAACTCAATACGGTTGGACGGTTTGAACGAGAGCGCAAGATCTCCAATACGAGCCTGACGTCGATCGAACAGGTCGTTCCGACGCGATCCTCCCTTGCCGATGCCCGCGGATCGATTCAGTTCGGGTACGATACGGATTCGGGCAATGAGAAGCAGGATCGTGATACGGAGAAGCTTCCGGGAGGAAGCAGTGGTAGCGGCACGTTGCGTCGTCACAACAGTACCACCCTACATTCCACCAGTGGGCCAAGCGACAGTTTTGCTCGAGCCAGTAGCAGCTCCGTCGAACgggatgctgttgatggtgatggcggtagCTCTTCGATGGCCAGCGTAAGCGGGATGGCcgcggcagctgctgcggtTCAGGCGGATGTGGAACTAACGCCCCGTCGCAAAACCTCTTTCGCTGCCCTaccaaacaacaccaccacctggcaGCAACAAGCCATCAGCGTCCAGAAAATGGATGATGTTG ATGACAATCAGCCAATGGAAGATGCGTCCAAAATATCCACCATCAAGTTAAAGCTGGAGGAAAAGCGGCGTCTTATAGAGCAGGAAAAGCGTCGCATTGAATCGGCTTGGTCGAAGCAGTTGCAAACGGTTGGCAAACAGGCTTTCTTACAGGCTATTAACAAG AGCAAAAGCGGCAGCAATGTGCCGGGTGAGGCGGAATCCACCTCGAAAGAATCGAATGACGGGGCTACGGTAgtagaggatgatgatgttgtagTAGAAAAGGCGGAACGGCCCTGCTCGCTCAAG GATTTGGATGatcatagcagcagcaagtatgAGCAGAAGTGGAGTGCACAAATAATCGAACCGAAGAAGACTCCCGATTTGGAGAACATGGACCTGGAGCAGTATCAA CAAAGCATTTCGAAAATGAACAACAATTTGCACGATATTCAGGCGGACATACAGCGTCTTACCCATCAGCAGAATCAAATTCAAGCTCAAACGCTGCAGGCCCAGCAGTTACTGCATGCGCAGCAGATAGCCAATCTGCTCAATCAG CAATATGGTTCCCAGCAGAGCATCCCGGCATCGACGTATCGTCCGATGAACACCCAGCTGTTCGGCTCTAGTCCTCATCTACCGCAACAGCAATCGTCGCCGATCAACTACGGTATGCGGCCACCTAGTCGTGATCCCTACCATTCACCGCACACGATGCAATATGTGAACGATCAGGGACAGTACATtcagcagaaccagcagatgcagcaacagcaaaactaCGGTCCGAGCCATCATCAACTACCGCATCATCCCAGTAACGGTAGCCATCTGGTCTATAGCCGTGAACAGAGCCAAACCCAGCTGATTACGGGCGATCAAAATGGACATTATCGTACGCTGAACAAGGAAAGCCACCAATACTCATCGAATCCCTACCTGAATATGGAACACCAccacgcacagcagcagcagcagttctaTCACCAGGACACGAATCACTACCGGGATCcgtatcaccagcagcaacaaccgcaacaacaacaacaacaacaacaaccggaagTACAGTCAACTCACGGTGGACAGTTCTTTCTGCACGACAACAGTTCTACACCGCCGCAGCCGACGCAACGTCGTACCTGGGCACAGTCGGCAGTGGCggccggtgttggtgctggtggatcaCCGATAATAGCTGGCCTGGCGTCCAACAGTATGGTGGATGTAAATGCCTGGAATCATGGTCCAaaagctggtggtggaatgggagGATATAACAAGTCACCCGCTCCAAGTGGTGGGTTCTCGCTGCATCACAACGGCGATGGTGATAGTGGGTACGGTGGCGGTCGTGTAGgaagtggtggcagtggtggtagtCAGCAGTCATTCCAAAACCTGTTCGAGGtacatcatccgcatcatatGGGTCAGTCGGCGGCTAGTCCGCAGCACAGCAAGGTGCGCAATCAAATCTCCCAAATGATgatcagcaacggcaacagtcCGTCCAGTGGGGGACCGATGCACGGTGGtaatggtagtggtggaggtGTAGCACACGACTACCGTGACAACCGCAGTATGCCGCTGTCGCCACCCATCGATGATATGGCACCGCAGAGCATTTCCTTCATCGGTGACGAGGATACGGGTGACGTCGAGATCAACACTTCGAAGAGCGGCGGAGCGGTGAACGATAGTTTCGGcttacggcagcagcaacaacagctcgaTGCACTGTACGGTGGCATGAAGGGAACGGCTGGCCATCGCAACAGTGTCGGTGGTGCAACGGCACAGGATCTTGACAAGCATCTCAGCAAACTGAACATAACTAGTGGCAACCGTACTTATAGAATACCGTCGCCTACGCGACCGAGTCTCAATTCGAACAGTTTCCAT GACCCACAGGAGGATGTTAATGAGAAAGGGTTCTATATCTCTTTCGACAATGAGCAACCGAAAAGACCGAAGCCACCGTTGCGGACGAAACGGTCGCCAAAGAAGGATAAACCGCTGGCCGGCGGTGAGCCAACGGAAAGTGAGAAGCGCCGGGACAGCCTGATAAATGATAAGCCATCGACGAGAG TAGAAACCAATGCCACCAATTTCGGAACGTTCAGTGTCAAGACGGCGAACAGTTTTTCGAGCAACTTTAACGAGGAGCACAACGCGGCGCACGTGCGGAAGAGCATCATCGCGGACAGCAGTGGCGCTTCACCCTTCGAACCGGTCGTGCACAAGATGAATGTCGTTGGTAGCTCATCGGCAGGGCCGCCTCAGcagaccacgatgatgatgcatcagatgatggatggtggcggtgatcgGCGTCATATGCTGGAGGATAGTATCAtaatgaacaacaacaacaacaatggccactACAGCagtcacaacaacagcagtgaTGGGTACAGCAGTGAATCGGATCGAAAGGCAAAGATTGTGATCGACGTTGCGACCGATCAG ACTTCCGTCGATGAAATGGAGCGCAAGAAGGAGAAAATTATGCTCCTTTCGCTACAGCGACGACAGCAGGCCGAGGAAGCGAAGGCACGGAAAGAGATCGAAGCAATGCAGCGGCGGGAAAAGGAgcgcgagaaggaggaagaaagggCGCGCAAGAAGGAAGAACAGTTTGCCCGCCGGCAAGCCATCCTGGAAGCGCATAAAATTAAGAAAGCTATCGAGGAAGCGGAGAGAGAA GGAAAGACAATCGATCGTGAGCTACAGAtcaagcaccagcagtatcagcagcagctgcatcaaACGGCACACTCATCGACGCCCACACCGGCGGCCAAAATGCGAACGCAGAAGCTGAGCCGACCGCGACCGAAAACGATTCACGTCGAGTCCGGTTCGGTCGATCTTAGCGAAGCGTCGAGTCTGAGTAGCCGAGGAAAGAAGGGATCTAACTCGAATCTAACCG GTCTCGGAATGCACAGTGCCTCGAACACGATCCGCCGAGACTACTATAGAGGATCACAGGATTCGCTGGCAATCAGAG AATCACCGGACGAGTATCCTAGCAGTAGCTCAACGCCCATCGGTCGCCGTGGATCCTACAAAACCGGAAGAG CAGGACCGAGACTGTACAAACAGCCAGCAACGAAGTCGAACCGGGGCATCATACTGAATGCCGTCGAATACTGTGTCTTCCCGGGTGCGGTGAACCGCGATGCCAAGCAGAAGGTACTGGAAAAGATTGCCCGCTCGGAAGCGAAGCACTTCCTGGTGTTGTTCCGCGATGCGGGATGCCAGTTTCGGGCCCTGTACGGCTACTGGCCGGAAAACGAGCAGATCATCAAGCTGTACGGTACCGGACCGAGCCAGGTCGATGATGTGATGTTCGACAAGTTCTTCAA ATACAACTCGGGTGCGAAATGTTTCACCCAAGTGCACACCAAACACCTCACCGTCACGATCGATGCGTTCACGATACACAACTCGCTGTGGCAGGGCAAGAAGGCCAATCTGCCGAGCAAAAAGGATATGGCGCTGGTGATTTGA